The DNA sequence GCCATCAGCTCAATGGAACCGCCCAGCGCCAGCGCCCGGTCGATTCGCTGAAGGCGTTTCTGTTCCGTCCGGGCCTGCTGCAGCATGCGCACCAGATTGCCGTGATTGATGCCCACACTGATGATCGACACCTCACTGCCGGAAAGGTAGTGCAGCTCTTCGAGCGAGAGCCCCTGCAGCATCTGCATTTCTTCCCGGTTAAGCCCCAGTGATTCGCAGCGGCGCAGATAGCCACTTCTGAGATCCATTACCAGCTGCATCAGAAGCCCGTTCGCAGCCTGAGATAAACTGTTCATCATTCCCCCTTAATCCTCACGGTAACCGATGGCTGCCGGACTCCGGCCGCTGACACCCTGATGAAGACGGGCATTCTGCCCGGCCTCGTACCCCTGATAACGTGCTGTATCTGCCCCGCGACACGCTTTCAGCTCACGGGTTGTGACGGTTTTCATACTGCGGCTTTCCAGCCAGTGGCTCATCACCTGCTGCTCTTCGCGGCTGAGGTCAGCCGCCGATATCACCTCACGCACCCCGCATACCCAGCCGTCGCGGAACTGTTCCGCTCTCGCCCGGCGCGTGGCCAGCTTAAGACGCCTGTTCTGGGTTTTGAGATAAGACGTTGTGGCATCCTTGAGCTGGCGCGTCAGCACATCAAAGGCATACGCCGCTATCTCCGGTTTTTCACTGAACCCGTAAAAGGTCACGGCGCGGCGAGACCCGGCAGATGTCTGACGCCATGAGTAATACGCGCGGCAGCCAAAGGCATGACAGACACCCCACACCATGCTCACCATCCATTCCGGGATTTTTTCAGCCTCTGACGGGGCCGTGCAGGAAGAGACTTCCCGCACGGATGACAGGCCGGCATCAAGTTCGGTGATGCCATACCGAGACATCAGCTTTTGTGCCCGCTGTAGTGCCAGACCGGCCTCATGGGGATTGCTGTTGCTGCGGCCCAGCTCCAGCAGCTTTCTGACCAGATTCAGCAGCCGCAGCTGTCGCTGTGGGTTATTCATCAGTCTTCTCCTCTTCAGGCTTCACGCCGCGCTGCAGCTCCCGCAGACGGCGCATCACACGCATCAGGCGCAGCAGCTTCATGGCATCATCATCGTTGAGTGCGGGGGTTTCTCGCTCCCCCGGCCCGCCGGTGAAAAGCACCGCCAGGTCACAGACACCGGCTGCCGGATGCACTGCAGGCGCATCGCCGGTCAGGCCCAGCAGGAATGCGGCCGCCTCAGAACACACCTCACCTGCCGCGCCGTAACCGGCGGATATATCGCTGTCGCGTTGCGGCAAAATTTCATCTTCACAACCCAGGACTTCCCCCAGCTCCCATGCCAGACGAAAAGCGGTATTCTGCAGGTGTTCGATATCGTCCTGATGGGCCGGCACATGCCAGAGGCTGTCATTAATGAGCGGCGCATCATCCCGGGTGACCACTTCAGGCTCAGGTGTCAGCAGGGAAAGCAGGCCGTCTTCACTGTTGTCCTCTTCTCCATGTCCTTCAGAGAAAGTAACCAGCCCGCTGACCTCCCCGCCCTCACCTGAAATGACCGGCGCGGCACCGTACATATCCGGCTGAACTTCATGCCGGGGGGTGTCATTAACTGGTGTTTCAGAAGGCGATGACGCATTCCCCGGAACGGGCGTTACAGCTGGGACCTCAGGACGTGAAGCGGAAACAGACAGCGGGACGCTCTCATCCTCATCTGATACGATGGCAGGCAGGGCGGTTTCAGGCTTGTCTGCGGCAGGCAGGGCAACCGGCTCCGGGTCACCAAAGTGATGCCGGCGGTTGCGTTCTTTGGGGTCAAGCTCCATCATCCAGCGGTCATAGTCCAGCTCCGGGTGGGGCAATGCCTGGAGTAAATCACCGATCAGTTCATCACGGAACATCTCCTGAGACCACAGTTCCGGCGAGTTGAAGCGGCCACAACACTGGCCAAAAACGTCGCTGAAGGATTTTTCTCCTGTGTCTGAAAGCAGGCAAAACGCATCCCACACGCGTTCCGCATCATGCCGGAGCGCCAGCAGGGCCGCCACCTGTGGCCTGCCGAGCCCGGACTCCAGCAGGTCAGGGATCCACGGATAAAGGTATTTCAGCGCGTCTTCCATGCGGCTGATTGTTGAATTATGAACCGGCAGGCCTTCACGGGTCAGCAGCTCGGACAACTGGCGCAATGAAACCGTTTTTCCCAGTTGCTCTTCATAGATAGCGCGGGCGTTGTGGATACCCTTCGCCTTTTCAATAAAGCTCAGGTCCCCGCGCACCTCATTCTCTGCCAGATGGCCAATAACGCACTGCAGCCGTCCCGGCCACGGTTTGAACAGCACGTGGACGCGGAAAAACCGGTCTTCGCCGGTCTCCTGCCACAGTTCGGACAGGATCTGATAGCGGGTATTCCCGCCGTCGCTGAAAATGTAGATATCGGGTTCACCATCCGGATCCCGGGTCACCTTGGGCACCGTGTCCAGCCCGCGCGAACGGATGGAAGCCTTGATATCGTCATAGCGCGGGTTGCGCGACGTCCGCGGATTATCGGGATTGGGGCTTAACTGGTCGAGCGTCAGCACCATGGGCATTTCAGCCGCCGGCATAACACTGATATTGCCGGCTGCCTGCGACTGGCGTCCGGGCTGCAGCATGGCCGCCCCCACATCAGAACGTTTACGGCTCATGCCTCTTTCCTCCCGCTGTGATAACCGAAGTCATAGCTGCCTTCCTGAAATGCCGAAAACAGCGTATAACGCCCGTCAAACTTAATTTTCACCGTGCCGGTTGGCCCCTGCCGCTGTTTACCGACAATGATTTCAGCCACCCCGGTATCAGGGGTCGTGGGGTTGTAAACCTCATCCCGGTAAATAAACATGATGAGGTCCGCATCCTGCTCCAGCGCCCCTGAATCACGCAGGTCGCCATTGTTGGGCCGTTTATCGGGCCGCTGCTCCACCTGGCGGTTAAGCTGGGAAAGCGCCAGTACCGGGCAGCCCAGCTCCTTGCCAAGCGCCTTGAGCGAGCGGGAAATTTCTGAGATTTCCTGGGTACGGTTTTCCTGCTCAGGTGAACGGACAAGCTGCAGATAGTCCAGCATGATGAGAGAGGGACGGCCGTATTTACGGACATAACGCCGGGCTCGGGCGCGCAGTGTGGCCGGAGTCTGGTAACTGGTGTCATCGATAATGAGGCGGTTTTGCCACTCAATGATGCGACCGGTGGCCTCAGACACCCGGGCCCAGTCCTCATCGTCCATATTGCCGCTGCGAAGCCGGCTCAGCTCCACCCGGCCTTCCATCGCCAGCAGGCGCATCATCAGCTGCTCTGCGGGCATTTCAAGGCTGAACACAAAGACGAAATCGTCAGGTTTTCCTCTTACGGCCGCGGTGCAGGACGCCATCGCCAGGGAGGTTTTACCCATTGACGGGCGTGCAGCCAGAAGCGCCAGATCGCCGGGCTGCAGACCACAGGTCATCGCATCCAGCTCACTGAATCCGGTCGGTGTCCCGGTGAGGCCGTCGCTGGCGGTCATGCTTTCCAGCTGCGTCAGCAGTTTATCCAGCGCCTCGTTAACGCCGGTCTCACTGTTGAGCTGCATGGCGCCCTGTTCAGCAATGTTGAACAGCTTACCTTCGGCCAACTCAAGGATGCCCGCCGAGTTCGCTTTCGGGGCCTGCACATCGGAAAGAAGACTGTTACCCACCGTCATGAGCTGCCGCAGGCGGCTTTTCTCCGCCACAACTCCCGCGTAAGCCAGGATATTGGCGGCAGACGGCGTGTTTTTACTCATTTCAGCCAGATAGGCGAAACCACCGCAATGAACCAGATCACCCCGGGTTTCAAGGCGCTCAGTGATGGTAATGAGATCGAGCGGCAGCCCCTCGCCGGCGAGCTCAGCCATTACCCGGAAGACCATGCGGTGCGGCCGGGAAAACAAATCTTCCGGGGAGATTTGCAGTATCACCTCATCCCACCGGTCGTTATCAAGCATCAGTCCGCCGAGCACGGCCTGCTCAGCCTCATAGGAGCAGGGCATTATCATCTCAGACATGGCGCACCTCCCGGGTCAGAACGTCACTGAAGCGGGATTTCCACTCCGGGAACAGTTCGCAGGCGAGGTCGTGCATGGTGACGGCTGCGGCCGTGCCTTTGCGCCGCGTTTTGTACTCCAGACGATGCACGGGCTGCTGCTTGACGTGCCCGAGCTTGAAAATATCCAGCGCCTCGATACGGGTGTCGAGCAGACGATAAACGTCCCGGTTGCCCAGCGCAGTGGCGTCGTAATGTTTTCCATTAATGATGGCGGCAAGGCCGTCCATCGCTTCACGGTCCAGCAGGGTGTTTTCGATACAGTTGACGAGAATGGAAATATCCGGGAGGCGGATACCGTAATTTTCATACGTTTTCAGGCGGGTAAGCATATGAAGGGAACCGCGGATAAATTCGCGGACGTCCGGCAGAATGGGTTTTACCACCCCCATCACGTTCCCGGACGATGACAGGAGAGACAGTTCGGTCATGACGCCTGTTGCGCCTTTTGAATCCACAATGATGGCGTCGTAACGGCTAAAGAAAGGATGCTGAAGTATATTACGCAGTCTCAGACGACCATCAGCAGCATGGAGCATCGCCGTCGGCAACAGCTCGTCCGGGTCGTTGGAGTAGATGACATCAAGATTTTTTATGGCGGTCTGTGAAATGCACTGTGTGTGGTCACTGACCATCTGCATCAGCAGCTCATACAGGCCGAAAGGCGCTTCATGCTCCAGCGCAAAGATACTGCTGGCAGTCGGCTGGGAATAATCCGCATCGACAAGAAGGGTGTTCAGGCCGGCGTCAGCAAGAAAGCCAGCAACGTAAGCAGCAAACGTGGATTTGCCTTCTCCACCCTTGGGAGAGATAACGGGAAGTATTTTCATTTTGCACATCCAAATCAAGGTTTTGGATGTATGCCCAAATGAATAATCACATCTTTATAACAAAGAGGCTAAATCTTTAACATTTCGGCAATGGGATTGAAAATCCCCGTGTCCTTGGTTCGATTCCGAGTCCGGGCACCACTAATTTGCATCAAAGCACGCTGGTTAGAGGTAACCCTTTAACGGGCGGAACGAAGGAACTGGTAAGTTGATATCGCAGTGTTTTCCGAATTTGCACACTCGATATGGATAGCCAGGTTCCTCTAAAAAGGACACCTGTTGACGCAGGTGTCCTTTTTTCGATCAATGAAGATTCTCACAGCTTGTTAAAGGTGTGTCTGACTTCCTCCCTGTTGGCGGGGATCACATCCCTATACAGTGACAATTCATCCTCTAAAGCCTGTCCTGTCACCTTCAAATCTCATTCAATCTATTCCATAGTCGTGCTGATACTCCGATGCCCCAGTAATCCTTTCACCATTGCCAGGTTACGGTCCGGTAATTTCATCATTTCTGTTGCCAGAGTATGGCGGAAGCGATGTGCATACGCGGGCACGCAAAACTAACCACAGGTACCAGCCACTCACCATGGGTTTTACTCCCCTCTTTACAGAGCAACATGGAGTTAACTTCCAGATTGACGTCCGTCAGACGGACGTGCAATAGCTGGTTCTGCCGCATACCGGTTGAATGCAAAACGTCAACATCCTGCGCAGATCAAGACGACATCCGCCACATGAATTCCTTTCTCAAAAAGAAAAAATTTTAGGGTTAGATGCATTGCTCTTGCTATAGTCTTAAAAAAACGCTGAATACCATGTTATGGTAGCCAGATTAGTATTCAGCGCACAATGGTATTACAGACTTAACATTAATAAATTTTAGCGATACACTATTAAACGCATAAAAATAGCGTATCTTTTTTAAATAATTCTCTATCTTCTTATACTTCCCTGGCGTTGCACTTATTGTGATGAAGAAAAGCCATCAACTTCAGTTCTTCAACATGCGTAGGGTAATATTAATGGGTGAGGGAATCAAACAGTAAAAAATAAAAACCTATGAATTCTCATAGGTCACAGCCTTTAACATATTACATAATCATCTGAAAAGGAAAGTTTTCATGATAACCCCGCTCAATGCAAATCTCTATAAGATTTACTATTCAGTTAGTATGGAATTTCAATTTGATGTTCCGCAAATAATAGTCATAGCTCATAAGCGACATATTCATCACATCTGCAATTTTTTTCCTTTTCATCCCCTTTAGAATAAAGAAAAGCACCCTGGCCTCATTAGCAGTAAGATGCACCCCCTGATAGGGGGACACTTTCATAAACTTTGATGTTCCGGCAATTATTGGTCTGTCACCTGTGTAGGTATCAGTTTCCTGCTCCACCGCCCCTATGGAAAACCTTGCAGACAACTGAAAGGCAGATCAACCCGACATCAGTTTGCCCTGCCTCAGTCCAGATTATGAGAGATATCTACAATGAGTGAACATAGATTCTATAGACGTCGTTCTAACCAACCGAGTATCCACCATCAACTGTAATAATTTGTCCTATGATGGATCGAGCTGCATCAGAAGCGAGGAATAGAGCTGTGCCAGCAATCTCCCCTGTGGTGGCTATACGTCCGGTAGGCATTCTACTGAGAAATTCTGCTTTCGCTTCTTCATTCCGACCAACAAAGCGGTCAAACATATCAGTCTCTACGGGGCCCGGTGCAATTGCATTAACCCTGACGCCTTTAGCTGCAACCTCCAGTGCTGCGGAACGTGTAAGCCCATTGACTGCGTGTTTACTGGCGGCGTATACGCTTGCCCCTGGGATCCCGACCAATCCGGCTTGCGAAGAGATATTAATTAAACTCCCCTCCTCTGTTTGCTCATAACAGGCAAAGCATGCTTCATTACAAGCTGTGTTCCCAGGACGTTTGTATCAAATACCCGGTGAAAGTCTTCGACGGTAGTCTGATCGTGTGGCGCGGGCTAGCCTTCTGTTCCCGCGCTGTTAATTAACGTGTCAATCTTACCGTATATTTGACAGGCTTTTTCTATTAAAGAGACGACTTGTTCTTCAATCACAACATCAGCGAGCACAAAGTAGCTATGAGAATTAACGTTCCTCAACTCCTCTTGTAGTTCCTCGCCTCGCCTGGTATTTCTACCGGAAAATATTACGTTATAACCGTTATTCGCAAACTGGCGACAACATTCTTCGCCAATTCCGGAAAGCGCACCTGTTATTAGAACTGTTTTTGCTGACATTCGGAAACCCTCAAGATAGTTTTTAAATACCTGCTTATAGCGAATTGAAAATCACACCATGATTGGAGAAATACAGTTGGGAAGACTACACCCTCTTAATAATAAAAGGCAACCGCAGAAAGCCAGTACTGCCATAAAGCCTTATCTTTGGAGCCTTTACTTAATGAATCTGCTTTCACTCATTCGCCAATTTTAATGGGTATAGTCCTAAGTAAGGACCAGGGGTATACAATACCCTGCGCAGCTCATTATTAAACAAGTTACCAATTATCACCTCCCCCCACGCTGCAGTGCCCAAGGGAATCCACGTCAACCACCTGGCAAGAAAACGGCGTTCCCAATTGAGCAAAAAAAGCCACCGGTATTAACGGTGGCCATTGGTTTATTGATTTATTGCCATCAGCGATTAGTCGGCAGCAACAATGGATTCCAGGGGGACTGAATCCTTCATAGCTCTCATGCTGCACTTCACCGAATAGACCGAGCCGCGCGCATAAAAACGCACTGCCCATTTCGGCGATAAGTTCCTCGAGCGCATAAACCGGATCGCCAGGCTGGCGCGACGAAGCGGTTATCCCCTCCCGGTTCAGACGTTTTGCATGACCGGTACTGTGTACCAGTTCGTGCAGCTGCCTGGACCAACAGTCCGCTTCGGTAAAAACAGCTCTGCCACCGGCATCACAATTTCATCAGTGAGCGGTTTAATACTCGCAGCCCCACAAACGGCAAACAGCCAGCCATAAGGCTGAGGATCAATGCCGAAATAAGGGATATAGACAAAAAGCGAACCCGTGATAAAAGCATACGGCGCTACGTATAACCGGAAAACGTCCGGGCCTCAGCTTTTGTTCAGCCTGAATAATAGGGTCCCTTTCCCACCGACTCTCTTTGCATCAGCTTTCCGCGAATCAGCGGAAGCGCCTCAACATTCTGCCCATCCAGCATATTTGTCAGCTGCATTAGCGCACTGGCGACCATTTCGTTTACCGGGACGTGTACGGTCGTTAGCGCAGGAATAAAGTAGGATGCGACAGGAATATTATCAAAGCTGAGTAACGATACGTCACCAGGCACGTTTATTCCCTGAGCATGAAGCGCGTTCGCCGCGCCCATCGCCATATCATCATTACTGGCGACAATCGCGGAAAAAGCCACTTTGCGGTTCAATAATGCTGTGGCCGCAATCTTTCCGCTTTCAGGTGTCCAGCAGCCTGCCAGGATCAGCGCATCATTAACGGCAATCTGATGTTTTTCCAGAGCTGACAGATAGCCGGCAAGGCGACTCTGGCCGGTGGCGGAGTTTTCCATTCCTTTAATAAAGGCAATTTCCCGGTGCCCCTGCCCGATTAACCAGCTGACGGCTTCAAAAGTATCACTGTAATGATCGGCACAGACTGCATACTGCGGATAGTGTTGCAGCCGCCGGTTAAGCACCACCAACGGCTTAGAAATGGTTGGCAGTAAAGCATCAATATCTTCAACGCTCAGATAGCGCGGATAGACGATGACGGCATCACAACGCGTATCCAGCAGAAACTGAATGGCCTCGCGCTCCTGCTCGGCATTGTGCTTACCATCGGCGAGGATCAGCTGTGAGCCAAGCTGCTCGGTGAGCGTCGCGACCTGAAACAGCAGCTCGCTAAAAAAGGGACCGTTATACAAGGTATTAGGCACCATCAGACCGATACTGTCAGAGCGATTGGTTGCCAGGCTCCGGGCATGGACATTAGGCCGGTAGCCCATTTCCTCGACGGTTGACATCACTCTGTCACGCACGGTTTTTGAAACATAATTATGACCCGCCAGCACGCGAGAAACGGTCGCTTTCGACACGCCCGCGCGTTTAGCCACATCCAACATCGTTACCATCTGACTGCTCTCCTCGCTTCCCTGACCCTTGCATCCAAAAAACTCCCGCTGGAATCTTCTGTTTCCGCCCTGCTCAGATCCCGGCCATGACCATAATAGCACTGTTCCGATAACACATTGAAAGTAAAACCTGAGATAAAAATAATATGAAACCGCTCTCATATCATCATCAATATCCTTGTAAATAGCGATTAATTAACGATTGCGCGACAGATCACAAAAAACAACAAACCAATCTGTAACCGGTTGCAGAAGAGGGAAATGCTGAGTAAAAGTTATTAAAAAAGAGGAGGTAATTATGATTAAAATATTATTATGTTGCTCCGCAGGTATGTCTACCAGCATGGTTGTACAGAAAATGGAAAAAGCCGCACAGCAGCTGGCTGTGGAATCAAAAATTGATGCGGTCGGAATGGAAGAATTTACTGAAAAACTGTCCGATTATGATTGCTGTCTGTTAGGACCACAAATTAAATATAAACTGGCTGATTTTAAAAAACATGCGGATGAGCTTAACAAGCCTGTCGCCGTGATTAATACAATGGATTACGGCATGCTCAATGGCGAAAAAATCCTTCGTGCTGCTATTTCACTGGTTGAGTCTCATAAGGGGGCTTAATGAACACACTGGCGACTACGCTGTTTGGCGTGATTGAGAATCAAATCAGTCCGGTTGCGGCAAGGCTTTCATCACAGCGGCACGTGGTGGCAATCAAAGATGGTTTTATTGCTGCGATGCCCTTTCTGATTGTCGGCTCGTTTATGCTGCTTTTTTCCCATCCGCCTTTTAGCGAGAAGAGCCAGTGGGGATTCGCACAATGGTGGTTAGGCATGGTTCGACAATATAACAGCCAGCTGATGATGCCCTATAACATGACCATGGGCATTATGGCGGTTTATATTACCGGAACAATTGCCTATAACCTGGCACAAAGTTATAAAATGAACGGACTCATGGCGGCGTCACTGGCTCTAATGTCATTCCTGGTCGTTGCCGCCCCACAAAAGGATGGTGCGCTTTCGGTCAGTTCATTAGGCGGAGAAGGCATATTCACCGCTATTCTGATCGCGCTTTACTGCACGGAATTAATGCATTTCTTACAGAAATATAATATCGGTTTTAAATTACCTGAACAGGTGCCGCCAAAAATACGGCAATCTTTCGATCTGCTTATTCCGATCCTGCTGATTTTTTTAACGCTCTATCCTTTTAATCTGTTCCTTGAAAGCCATTTTGGGCTGCTGTTGCCACAAGCGATTATGGCAATGTTCGCTCCCATTATCTCGGCGGCCGATTCCCTCCCCGCGGTGCTGATTGCCGTGCTGCTTTGCCACCTGCTCTGGTTTGCCGGTATTCATGGCGCAGCAATTGTTGGCGGCCTTCTGCAAGCGTTCTGGCTGAGCAATCTTGGCCTGAATCAGGAAGCGCTGAACGCGGGAGAAGCCATTCCTAAAGTGTTTATTGAACCGTTCTGGCAATTTTTCATCGTAGTTGGCGGCTCGGGCGGAACCATGGGCCTGGTGCTGCTTTATCTGCGCAGCCGGTCTGCCCATTTACGCTCGATCGGGCGACTGGGGCTGGTGCCCAGCATGTTCAACATCAACGAACCGATTATCTTCGGTTCGCCGGTAGTGATGAATCCCCTGCTGTTTATTCCTTTTATTCTCACGCCGTTGATCAACGCCGTTATCGCCTGGACGGCTACCCGCACCGACCTGGTTAACCACGTTATTTCGCTGGCTCCCTGGACTACGCCAGGTCCGATTGGCGCGGCCTGGTCGACAGGCTGGGACTGGCGGGCAATCGTGCTGGTGTTTCTGCTTATCGGATTGTCGACGCTGATTTATTACCCTTTCTTCAAAATGTACGAGCGCCAGCTGCTGGCTCAGGAAAACGAGCAGGAAGCCGCCATGTCGGAAGTGACACTGACCGAGGAGATGAAATGATGAGTGAGATGTCGGAAATGGAAAGCACCGTAATGGAACTGATTATCCATGCGGGAGAAGCCCGCTCTGCCTCAATGCAGGCGCTTCAGGCTGCGCGGCAGCACGACTGGTCAGAGGCGGAAAGCCTGCTGAAAAGCGCCAGTGAGGCTTCGCGTCAGGCACATAAAATCCAGACGGCGCTGATTGGTGCCGATGAGGGCTGCGGCAAAGTGCCGGTGAACCTGATTCTGGTTCACGCTCAGGATCACTTAATGAACGCCATGCTCTGCCGCGATTTAGTTGAAGAGTTAATCGTCCTGCATAAGGAGATTCAGGAAATCAGCAAAACGGCGACGCATTAATTCCCGCTACTCAATATCGTTAATTTACACGGAGAAAACCCATGTCCAGAAAGTTACCCAACGATTTTTTATGGGGAGGTGCCGTTGCCGCTCATCAGGTTGAAGGCGGCTGGCAGGAAGGCGGCAAAGGGCCGAGTATTGTTGATGTGTTTACCGGCGGCGCGCACGGTGTGGATCGCGAAATTACCGATGGCGTGATTGAGGGTAAACATTATCCAAATCATCTGGCGACCGACTTTTATCATCACTATAAAGAAGATATTGCGCTGTTTGCCGAGATGGGCTTTAAATGTTTTCGCACCTCCATCGCCTGGACGCGTATTTTTCCACAGGGCGATGAGGCGGAACCTAACGAAGCCGGATTACAGTTTTACGATGACGTGTTCGATGAACTGCTGAAATATGGTATCGAACCGGTTATCACCCTCTCTCATTTCGAAATGCCGCTGCATTTGGTGAAACATTACGGTGGCTGGCTGAACCGCGAACTGATCGATCTCTTTGTCAGATACAGCGACGTGGTCATGCGTCGTTATAAGCACAAAGTGAAATACTGGAT is a window from the Pantoea sp. CCBC3-3-1 genome containing:
- a CDS encoding DUF2857 domain-containing protein, producing MMNSLSQAANGLLMQLVMDLRSGYLRRCESLGLNREEMQMLQGLSLEELHYLSGSEVSIISVGINHGNLVRMLQQARTEQKRLQRIDRALALGGSIELMAHYFGLSSTDVAARRRIAGIDVRPGRGNALGDDDNAALWRQWQKSGVDDAESADGLDVMMLAAEQMNVSLTSVWHAVRGWHRTREMQTPPARAAVRKTA
- a CDS encoding DUF2786 domain-containing protein translates to MNNPQRQLRLLNLVRKLLELGRSNSNPHEAGLALQRAQKLMSRYGITELDAGLSSVREVSSCTAPSEAEKIPEWMVSMVWGVCHAFGCRAYYSWRQTSAGSRRAVTFYGFSEKPEIAAYAFDVLTRQLKDATTSYLKTQNRRLKLATRRARAEQFRDGWVCGVREVISAADLSREEQQVMSHWLESRSMKTVTTRELKACRGADTARYQGYEAGQNARLHQGVSGRSPAAIGYRED
- a CDS encoding ParB family protein, whose translation is MSRKRSDVGAAMLQPGRQSQAAGNISVMPAAEMPMVLTLDQLSPNPDNPRTSRNPRYDDIKASIRSRGLDTVPKVTRDPDGEPDIYIFSDGGNTRYQILSELWQETGEDRFFRVHVLFKPWPGRLQCVIGHLAENEVRGDLSFIEKAKGIHNARAIYEEQLGKTVSLRQLSELLTREGLPVHNSTISRMEDALKYLYPWIPDLLESGLGRPQVAALLALRHDAERVWDAFCLLSDTGEKSFSDVFGQCCGRFNSPELWSQEMFRDELIGDLLQALPHPELDYDRWMMELDPKERNRRHHFGDPEPVALPAADKPETALPAIVSDEDESVPLSVSASRPEVPAVTPVPGNASSPSETPVNDTPRHEVQPDMYGAAPVISGEGGEVSGLVTFSEGHGEEDNSEDGLLSLLTPEPEVVTRDDAPLINDSLWHVPAHQDDIEHLQNTAFRLAWELGEVLGCEDEILPQRDSDISAGYGAAGEVCSEAAAFLLGLTGDAPAVHPAAGVCDLAVLFTGGPGERETPALNDDDAMKLLRLMRVMRRLRELQRGVKPEEEKTDE
- the dnaB-PI gene encoding SPI-7-type island replicative DNA helicase, which produces MSEMIMPCSYEAEQAVLGGLMLDNDRWDEVILQISPEDLFSRPHRMVFRVMAELAGEGLPLDLITITERLETRGDLVHCGGFAYLAEMSKNTPSAANILAYAGVVAEKSRLRQLMTVGNSLLSDVQAPKANSAGILELAEGKLFNIAEQGAMQLNSETGVNEALDKLLTQLESMTASDGLTGTPTGFSELDAMTCGLQPGDLALLAARPSMGKTSLAMASCTAAVRGKPDDFVFVFSLEMPAEQLMMRLLAMEGRVELSRLRSGNMDDEDWARVSEATGRIIEWQNRLIIDDTSYQTPATLRARARRYVRKYGRPSLIMLDYLQLVRSPEQENRTQEISEISRSLKALGKELGCPVLALSQLNRQVEQRPDKRPNNGDLRDSGALEQDADLIMFIYRDEVYNPTTPDTGVAEIIVGKQRQGPTGTVKIKFDGRYTLFSAFQEGSYDFGYHSGRKEA
- a CDS encoding ParA family protein; this translates as MKILPVISPKGGEGKSTFAAYVAGFLADAGLNTLLVDADYSQPTASSIFALEHEAPFGLYELLMQMVSDHTQCISQTAIKNLDVIYSNDPDELLPTAMLHAADGRLRLRNILQHPFFSRYDAIIVDSKGATGVMTELSLLSSSGNVMGVVKPILPDVREFIRGSLHMLTRLKTYENYGIRLPDISILVNCIENTLLDREAMDGLAAIINGKHYDATALGNRDVYRLLDTRIEALDIFKLGHVKQQPVHRLEYKTRRKGTAAAVTMHDLACELFPEWKSRFSDVLTREVRHV
- a CDS encoding helix-turn-helix transcriptional regulator — protein: MKVSPYQGVHLTANEARVLFFILKGMKRKKIADVMNMSLMSYDYYLRNIKLKFHTN
- a CDS encoding SDR family NAD(P)-dependent oxidoreductase, translated to MNISSQAGLVGIPGASVYAASKHAVNGLTRSAALEVAAKGVRVNAIAPGPVETDMFDRFVGRNEEAKAEFLSRMPTGRIATTGEIAGTALFLASDAARSIIGQIITVDGGYSVG
- a CDS encoding SDR family oxidoreductase encodes the protein MSAKTVLITGALSGIGEECCRQFANNGYNVIFSGRNTRRGEELQEELRNVNSHSYFVLADVVIEEQVVSLIEKACQIYGKIDTLINSAGTEG
- a CDS encoding LacI family DNA-binding transcriptional regulator; translated protein: MVTMLDVAKRAGVSKATVSRVLAGHNYVSKTVRDRVMSTVEEMGYRPNVHARSLATNRSDSIGLMVPNTLYNGPFFSELLFQVATLTEQLGSQLILADGKHNAEQEREAIQFLLDTRCDAVIVYPRYLSVEDIDALLPTISKPLVVLNRRLQHYPQYAVCADHYSDTFEAVSWLIGQGHREIAFIKGMENSATGQSRLAGYLSALEKHQIAVNDALILAGCWTPESGKIAATALLNRKVAFSAIVASNDDMAMGAANALHAQGINVPGDVSLLSFDNIPVASYFIPALTTVHVPVNEMVASALMQLTNMLDGQNVEALPLIRGKLMQRESVGKGPYYSG
- a CDS encoding PTS sugar transporter subunit IIB, with translation MIKILLCCSAGMSTSMVVQKMEKAAQQLAVESKIDAVGMEEFTEKLSDYDCCLLGPQIKYKLADFKKHADELNKPVAVINTMDYGMLNGEKILRAAISLVESHKGA
- a CDS encoding PTS sugar transporter subunit IIC — its product is MNTLATTLFGVIENQISPVAARLSSQRHVVAIKDGFIAAMPFLIVGSFMLLFSHPPFSEKSQWGFAQWWLGMVRQYNSQLMMPYNMTMGIMAVYITGTIAYNLAQSYKMNGLMAASLALMSFLVVAAPQKDGALSVSSLGGEGIFTAILIALYCTELMHFLQKYNIGFKLPEQVPPKIRQSFDLLIPILLIFLTLYPFNLFLESHFGLLLPQAIMAMFAPIISAADSLPAVLIAVLLCHLLWFAGIHGAAIVGGLLQAFWLSNLGLNQEALNAGEAIPKVFIEPFWQFFIVVGGSGGTMGLVLLYLRSRSAHLRSIGRLGLVPSMFNINEPIIFGSPVVMNPLLFIPFILTPLINAVIAWTATRTDLVNHVISLAPWTTPGPIGAAWSTGWDWRAIVLVFLLIGLSTLIYYPFFKMYERQLLAQENEQEAAMSEVTLTEEMK
- a CDS encoding PTS lactose/cellobiose transporter subunit IIA; its protein translation is MSEMSEMESTVMELIIHAGEARSASMQALQAARQHDWSEAESLLKSASEASRQAHKIQTALIGADEGCGKVPVNLILVHAQDHLMNAMLCRDLVEELIVLHKEIQEISKTATH